The following coding sequences lie in one Salmo salar chromosome ssa13, Ssal_v3.1, whole genome shotgun sequence genomic window:
- the LOC106566359 gene encoding neuropeptides B/W receptor type 2-like — translation MENISISNTRRVFPVVCNESTDYYYLSATNRTDLNCTPQSEFYFYADLYVVLPVIYSVICAVGLTGNTAVIYVILKAPKMKTVTNMFILNLAIADDLFTLVLPINIAEHLLHYWPLGEVLCKIILSIDHYNIFSSIYFLTVMSVDRYLVVLATVRSKRMPYRTYRAAKIVSLCVWILVILIVMPFTVFAGVYISPDDLERKSCVLSFPSPESLWFKASRIYTLILGFAIPVSTICILYTMMLYKLRNMRLNSNAKALDKAKKKVTIMVFIVLAVCLFCWTGFHLSTIVALTTDLRTTPLLIGLSYFITSLSYANSCLNPFLYAFLDDSFRKAFKKMLECRPAGM, via the coding sequence ATGGAGAATATATCTATCTCGAACACCCGCAGGGTATTTCCGGTGGTGTGTAACGAATCCACGGACTATTATTATCTGAGCGCGACTAACCGGACAGATCTGAACTGCACTCCCCAATCAGAGTTCTACTTTTACGCGGACCTCTATGTAGTCCTGCCTGTGATATATTCGGTAATATGCGCCGTGGGGTTAACGGGGAACACGGCCGTTATTTACGTTATCCTCAAAGCGCCCAAAATGAAGACCGTGACCAATATGTTTATCCTAAACTTGGCGATAGCCGACGACCTGTTTACCTTGGTCCTACCCATCAACATCGCCGAGCATCTGCTCCACTACTGGCCCTTAGGAGAGGTGCTGTGTAAGATCATCCTGAGCATAGACCACTATAACATCTTCTCCAGTATCTACTTCCTGACGGTCATGAGTGTGGACCGTTATCTGGTCGTCCTGGCGACGGTGCGTTCAAAGCGTATGCCATACCGCACGTACCGCGCGGCCAAGATAGTGAGCCTGTGCGTCTGGATCCTCGTGATTCTCATCGTGATGCCGTTCACTGTATTCGCCGGGGTCTATATCAGTCCCGATGACTTGGAACGGAAAAGCTGCGTTCTCAGCTTCCCAAGCCCAGAGAGTTTGTGGTTCAAGGCGAGCCGGATATACACCTTGATCCTCGGCTTCGCCATCCCTGTGTCGACCATATGTATTCTCTACACCATGATGTTGTACAAACTACGGAACATGCGCCTCAACTCCAACGCCAAGGCTCTGGACAAGGCTAAAAAGAAAGTAACTATTATGGTGTTTATAGTCTTAGCGGTGTGTCTGTTCTGTTGGACAGGGTTTCACCTCAGCACCATAGTGGCTCTCACCACCGACCTGAGGACCACTCCGCTGCTCATCGGGTTGTCCTACTTCATCACCAGCCTCAGCTACGCCAACTCTTGTCTGAACCCTTTTCTTTACGCCTTCCTGGATGACAGCTTCAGGAAAGCGTTCAAAAAGATGCTAGAATGTAGACCGGCAGGAATGTAG
- the LOC106566358 gene encoding protein LKAAEAR1 isoform X2: MSSKSDNKPSTCGNRRRSSATKEDVKRMCPQQRARYLAYEEPPKEAKTWMAMSRQRVSAWESSAAGGKRQTPVGHHHCDDRDEEEKRRQDLIIGQLKAAEARNRVRQMRLQYRNMRTQEINLMISCQSSAQTAVRLELLLPTEESKINTIDCLDKLQK; the protein is encoded by the exons ATGTCGTCAAAAAGTGACAATAAGCCCAGCACCTGTGGCAACCGGAGGAGATCAAGCGCGACTAAAGAGGATGTGAAGCGGATGTGTCCGCAGCAGCGGGCCCGGTACCTGGCCTACGAGGAGCCGCCGAAAGAGGCGAAGACCTGGATGGCGATGTCTCGGCAGCGGGTGTCCGCCTGGGAGTCTTCCGCAGCCGGGGGGAAGAGACAAACACCCGTCGGTCATCATCACTGCGACGACAGGGACGAGGAAGAGAAGAGACGGCAAGACCTGATCATAGGACAGCTGAAGGCCGCGGAAGCCCGTAACAGAGTTCGACAGATGAGACTGCAGTATCGGAATATGAGG ACCCAGGAAATCAATCTAATGATTTCGTGCCAGTCCAGCGCCCAGACCGCCGTCCGTCTTGAGTTGCTGCTGCCAACGGAGGAAAGCAAGATAAATACCATCGATTGTCTGGACAAACTGCAG AAATAA
- the LOC106566358 gene encoding protein LKAAEAR1 isoform X1, with amino-acid sequence MSSKSDNKPSTCGNRRRSSATKEDVKRMCPQQRARYLAYEEPPKEAKTWMAMSRQRVSAWESSAAGGKRQTPVGHHHCDDRDEEEKRRQDLIIGQLKAAEARNRVRQMRLQYRNMRTQEINLMISCQSSAQTAVRLELLLPTEESKINTIDCLDKLQRKRVEEILDDEKGLTITRR; translated from the exons ATGTCGTCAAAAAGTGACAATAAGCCCAGCACCTGTGGCAACCGGAGGAGATCAAGCGCGACTAAAGAGGATGTGAAGCGGATGTGTCCGCAGCAGCGGGCCCGGTACCTGGCCTACGAGGAGCCGCCGAAAGAGGCGAAGACCTGGATGGCGATGTCTCGGCAGCGGGTGTCCGCCTGGGAGTCTTCCGCAGCCGGGGGGAAGAGACAAACACCCGTCGGTCATCATCACTGCGACGACAGGGACGAGGAAGAGAAGAGACGGCAAGACCTGATCATAGGACAGCTGAAGGCCGCGGAAGCCCGTAACAGAGTTCGACAGATGAGACTGCAGTATCGGAATATGAGG ACCCAGGAAATCAATCTAATGATTTCGTGCCAGTCCAGCGCCCAGACCGCCGTCCGTCTTGAGTTGCTGCTGCCAACGGAGGAAAGCAAGATAAATACCATCGATTGTCTGGACAAACTGCAG AGAAAGCGAGTCGAGGAGATCCTAGACGACGAGAAAGGATTGACGATAACCCGCCGTTGA